In Methanosphaera sp. ISO3-F5, a genomic segment contains:
- a CDS encoding Ig-like domain repeat protein, giving the protein MTFNKKHCLIFLIITVILTISMTAVSATNNQDTNNTQEINDNKLSTPNNYDVDKIQNSVDKSNTEANVQKTENNQNNILSENKKIIKNSQTNKKTESTPENVNNYSQLHNLLTTSTAEDLTVNLLGTDTYTITERIIVSKSIKNLTINGNSITIDGKEQYGFLTINKGLNLTINELIVKNCYDDWNDGAVIHDSESSNITILNSFFENNYMDNDCKGGVLYQNSENFAIITINNTTFKSNFAYGDGGVIYINNPTNLTISNSIFEGNKANDEYLSQGGAIYQSNSGKSTPFFLTIENTNFTSNFAFYMGGSIFSNANNVIINDSSFYDNSVTDLEESYGGALYVNVVELNNCNFTENRASGAGGAIIYDFNLTANDCNFTNNTASSGGAIASPFYRYFFYKDADGNAIYDDSLLIGYTNINNSKFVNNKAEKGAVLCHSTPLYIGDEDEGYRVDKENNMVYYTDDNKNIISTPLDTPTGNNITITNSEFTDNEAQTLGGVIYLDNRLKTEISGNNFTNNKAEKAGVISSENGEVIIKESNFTSNYATSNSTIISIKDTLVTVEDNLFDSNWVGSSEGWVFTLTEDTKINNNLFVNNTDNKRDMLFNILAGEVKGNIYIDNYLNDTITAEDALIDADYHEDIILDLRDVYNDTIRNGTLKVYINENTTEYLTANVTDGKASIEIKMDDLPEKVNNITLKYITLSKHYQNITKTFKLTKNMMNSHITVSANESVKIGENVTINGTLTKDNQEQTPIQAATIKLYINNIFIEETSTGSDGKYGFNYPTTSIGTHNVTVNYTGEGIIQASSNKTTFNVQKIKTNITLTATSPVQAGNKTQITGKLVDEDNQPINGTTVIIYVDGEKVANATTDKDGIYNYNYSTGIVGTHNVTVTYAGNNKYNSSNATTNFQTIKIKADIDLTLPEDATVKSLVNITGKVTDTDGNVLSNLPVNVTVNNKTVPTTTDSRGNYIVTGVNVVLGENNVTVTAGNSTVEAQPVNGTFTARKVKTTITINPLQDTIIGDNVTITGKLVDEDNQPINNATIIIKVDNVNVANVTTGNDGVYNLNYSTRILGTHNVTSTYNGNNTYNGSNTSTSFESIIINANIGLTLPEDATVKSLVNITGKVTDTDGNVLSNLPVNVTVNNKTVPTTTDSSGNYIVTGVSVVLGENNVTVTAGNSTVIAQPVNGTFTVRKVKTTITIDPLQDTIIGDNITITGKLVDEQNNPIVNTNTTITIDDLTILVITDENGNIVSTIQANTLGQKTITIEYAGNNVYSNSKNNTKVNVIKDNATLTVNKPTNAVPDKPVTITGKLYDKNGKPVANIPVNVTINDKTLHTVTDANGNYEVIADNIVSGVNNVTVTSDNYKYNTKSAQEKFNAEKMESHITVNKISDQKMDEKTITITGKLVDEQQNPINNAPVTVKVNNNTYTVTTDKSGNYKYVNPETIVGRNNVTVKYDGDDYKSSTASTTFTIKKVKTIVTVESIKAVVGEDITFTAHVTDEFGNKVTGGNLVFKVNGRTLRVDGHFNTNNTSPLKLSVEDGIVTITLKAELYLRDGKNITASYSGSSKYEEAKANTAEMSVTKRYAQVTVNVTPKMAKQNSDIVFTATLRDVTKNATNKTCLTIGGDVIFKINGVTIKENGKVKRINATSTVINYAYHVPSGMGGYDANGQRNYTVEAVYNNSMYYPGARGSNIFNVQRSIVNINFLKTTLKGNVLSVKATFTDYENKYLVGQNKVCVKINGVTYKENGKAKYFTVSDGKVDLTGIKVASGTKVKSVMLVTGAREGYLGARETTTSIS; this is encoded by the coding sequence ATGACATTTAACAAAAAACATTGTCTAATATTTCTTATAATAACTGTCATACTAACAATAAGTATGACAGCAGTGTCAGCAACAAACAATCAAGACACAAACAATACACAAGAAATAAATGACAACAAATTATCCACACCCAACAATTATGATGTGGATAAAATACAAAATAGTGTAGACAAGTCAAACACTGAAGCAAACGTACAAAAAACAGAAAACAATCAAAACAACATACTTTCTGAAAATAAGAAAATAATAAAAAATAGTCAAACAAACAAAAAAACAGAAAGTACACCAGAAAACGTTAACAATTATTCACAATTACATAATCTACTCACAACAAGTACTGCTGAAGACTTAACAGTAAATTTACTTGGAACAGATACATATACTATCACAGAACGTATAATTGTAAGTAAATCAATAAAAAACTTAACCATAAACGGTAACAGCATAACCATTGATGGAAAGGAGCAATACGGATTTCTAACCATAAATAAAGGACTGAATTTAACAATTAATGAACTTATAGTTAAAAACTGTTATGATGATTGGAACGATGGTGCAGTTATTCATGATAGTGAAAGTTCTAACATAACTATACTAAATTCTTTCTTTGAAAATAATTATATGGATAATGATTGTAAGGGAGGAGTATTATATCAAAATTCTGAAAATTTTGCTATAATAACAATTAATAACACTACTTTCAAATCCAATTTTGCTTATGGTGATGGTGGTGTAATTTATATAAACAATCCTACTAATTTAACTATAAGTAATTCCATTTTTGAAGGAAATAAGGCTAATGATGAATATCTTTCACAAGGTGGAGCAATATACCAATCCAATTCTGGAAAGTCCACTCCATTTTTTTTAACTATTGAAAATACTAATTTCACTTCCAATTTTGCTTTCTATATGGGAGGTTCAATATTTTCAAATGCAAACAATGTTATAATTAATGATTCTTCATTCTATGATAATTCTGTAACTGATTTAGAGGAGTCTTATGGTGGAGCACTTTATGTGAATGTAGTGGAATTAAATAACTGTAATTTCACAGAAAACAGAGCATCCGGAGCTGGAGGAGCAATCATTTATGATTTTAATCTAACAGCTAATGATTGTAATTTTACTAATAACACTGCTTCAAGTGGTGGAGCAATAGCAAGTCCATTTTATCGTTACTTTTTCTATAAAGATGCTGATGGGAATGCTATATATGATGATTCTTTATTAATCGGATATACTAACATAAATAATAGTAAATTCGTTAACAATAAAGCAGAAAAAGGTGCAGTGTTATGTCATTCCACACCTCTTTATATTGGTGACGAAGATGAGGGGTATAGGGTAGATAAAGAAAATAATATGGTATACTACACAGATGATAATAAAAACATAATATCCACCCCTCTTGATACTCCTACAGGAAATAATATTACAATCACAAATTCAGAATTCACAGATAATGAAGCACAAACACTTGGAGGAGTAATTTATCTGGATAATAGGTTAAAAACTGAAATATCCGGTAATAATTTTACCAATAACAAAGCTGAAAAAGCAGGTGTTATATCTAGTGAGAATGGTGAAGTCATAATAAAAGAATCTAACTTCACAAGTAACTATGCAACAAGTAATTCAACAATTATCTCAATAAAGGATACTTTAGTAACAGTTGAAGATAACCTTTTTGATAGTAACTGGGTTGGCAGTTCAGAGGGATGGGTTTTCACATTAACTGAAGATACAAAGATAAATAACAACCTCTTTGTAAACAACACAGACAATAAAAGGGACATGTTATTTAACATATTAGCTGGTGAAGTGAAAGGAAACATTTACATAGACAATTACCTTAATGACACAATAACTGCAGAAGATGCACTTATAGATGCTGACTACCATGAAGATATAATCCTGGATTTAAGAGACGTCTATAATGACACCATAAGAAACGGCACATTAAAAGTATACATTAATGAAAACACAACTGAATACCTAACAGCCAACGTAACAGATGGTAAGGCAAGTATAGAAATCAAGATGGATGACCTGCCAGAAAAGGTAAATAATATAACATTAAAGTACATTACTTTAAGTAAACATTACCAGAACATCACAAAAACATTCAAGTTAACCAAGAACATGATGAATAGTCATATCACAGTATCAGCCAATGAATCAGTAAAAATAGGAGAAAATGTAACAATAAACGGTACATTAACAAAAGACAATCAAGAACAAACACCAATACAAGCAGCAACAATAAAACTATACATAAACAACATATTCATAGAAGAAACAAGCACAGGCTCTGACGGAAAATATGGGTTCAATTATCCAACAACCAGCATAGGCACACATAATGTAACAGTAAACTATACTGGTGAAGGCATAATCCAGGCATCATCCAACAAAACAACATTCAATGTACAAAAAATTAAAACCAACATAACATTAACAGCAACAAGCCCAGTACAAGCAGGAAACAAAACACAAATCACAGGAAAACTAGTGGACGAAGACAATCAACCAATAAATGGCACAACTGTAATCATATACGTTGACGGTGAAAAAGTTGCAAATGCAACAACAGACAAGGATGGAATATACAACTACAATTATTCCACAGGCATTGTGGGTACACACAATGTAACAGTCACATATGCCGGCAACAACAAATACAACAGCAGCAATGCCACAACAAACTTCCAAACAATAAAAATAAAGGCAGATATTGATTTAACATTACCGGAAGATGCAACAGTGAAATCACTTGTTAACATAACTGGAAAAGTAACGGATACTGATGGTAATGTGTTATCAAACCTACCAGTAAATGTAACAGTCAATAATAAGACAGTTCCAACAACTACTGATTCCAGAGGAAATTATATTGTAACTGGTGTAAACGTGGTATTGGGAGAAAACAATGTTACAGTAACAGCGGGTAACAGTACTGTTGAAGCACAACCAGTTAATGGCACATTCACAGCAAGAAAAGTCAAGACAACAATAACAATCAACCCATTACAGGACACAATAATCGGAGACAACGTAACAATCACAGGAAAACTAGTGGATGAAGACAATCAACCAATAAATAATGCAACAATAATAATCAAAGTTGACAATGTAAATGTTGCAAATGTAACTACAGGAAATGATGGAGTATACAATCTCAATTATTCCACACGTATCCTAGGTACACACAATGTAACAAGTACTTACAATGGTAACAATACATATAATGGCAGCAATACATCAACAAGCTTTGAATCAATAATAATCAATGCAAATATTGGTTTAACTTTACCGGAAGATGCAACAGTGAAATCACTTGTTAACATAACTGGAAAAGTAACGGATACTGATGGTAATGTGTTATCAAACCTACCAGTAAATGTAACAGTCAATAATAAGACAGTTCCAACAACTACTGATTCCAGTGGAAATTATATTGTAACTGGTGTAAGTGTGGTCTTGGGAGAAAATAATGTTACAGTAACAGCGGGTAACAGTACCGTTATAGCACAACCGGTTAATGGCACATTCACCGTAAGAAAAGTCAAGACAACAATAACAATCGACCCATTACAGGATACAATAATTGGGGATAACATAACAATCACTGGAAAACTAGTGGATGAACAAAACAATCCAATTGTTAATACAAATACAACAATAACCATAGATGATTTGACAATACTTGTCATAACAGATGAAAACGGAAATATTGTAAGCACAATCCAGGCAAACACTCTTGGACAAAAAACAATAACCATAGAATATGCTGGAAACAATGTATACAGTAATTCTAAGAATAATACTAAGGTAAATGTAATAAAAGACAATGCTACACTAACAGTAAACAAGCCAACAAATGCAGTACCAGACAAGCCAGTAACAATAACAGGAAAATTATATGATAAAAACGGTAAACCGGTAGCAAACATCCCAGTAAACGTAACAATAAACGACAAAACCCTACACACAGTAACAGATGCTAATGGAAACTATGAAGTCATAGCAGACAACATAGTAAGCGGAGTCAATAATGTTACAGTAACATCAGATAACTACAAATACAACACAAAATCTGCACAGGAAAAATTCAATGCAGAAAAAATGGAATCACATATAACAGTAAACAAGATATCTGATCAGAAAATGGATGAAAAAACCATAACCATAACAGGTAAACTCGTAGACGAACAACAAAATCCTATAAACAATGCACCTGTCACAGTAAAAGTAAACAACAATACTTACACTGTAACAACAGACAAATCTGGAAACTACAAATACGTAAATCCAGAAACAATAGTAGGACGTAATAATGTAACTGTAAAATATGATGGCGATGACTATAAGTCCTCAACAGCAAGCACAACATTTACAATTAAAAAGGTTAAAACCATTGTAACAGTTGAATCCATAAAAGCAGTTGTGGGTGAAGACATAACATTCACTGCACATGTAACTGATGAATTTGGAAACAAAGTTACTGGTGGAAACCTGGTATTTAAGGTAAATGGAAGAACATTACGTGTGGACGGACATTTCAATACCAATAATACCAGTCCACTAAAATTAAGTGTAGAGGATGGAATAGTTACAATCACATTAAAGGCTGAACTCTACCTTCGTGACGGAAAAAATATCACAGCAAGTTATAGTGGAAGCAGTAAATATGAAGAAGCAAAAGCAAACACTGCAGAAATGAGTGTGACAAAAAGGTATGCTCAAGTAACAGTGAATGTAACACCAAAAATGGCTAAACAAAATAGTGACATTGTATTCACGGCTACACTAAGAGATGTAACTAAGAATGCTACTAATAAGACATGCTTAACAATTGGTGGAGATGTTATCTTCAAAATTAATGGTGTAACTATTAAAGAAAATGGTAAAGTCAAACGTATCAATGCTACAAGCACTGTAATCAACTATGCATATCACGTACCATCTGGTATGGGCGGCTATGATGCAAACGGTCAGAGAAATTATACTGTTGAAGCAGTATATAATAACAGTATGTACTATCCTGGTGCAAGAGGTTCAAACATATTTAATGTACAAAGAAGCATAGTTAACATTAACTTCTTAAAAACAACATTAAAAGGTAATGTTTTAAGTGTTAAGGCAACATTTACAGATTATGAGAACAAGTATCTTGTTGGACAAAATAAGGTCTGTGTAAAGATTAATGGAGTAACCTATAAGGAAAATGGTAAGGCTAAGTACTTTACCGTGTCTGATGGTAAAGTTGATCTTACAGGCATTAAAGTAGCAAGTGGTACTAAGGTTAAATCTGTCATGCTCGTAACTGGAGCTCGTGAGGGTTATCTTGGTGCACGTGAAACAACAACAAGTATTTCCTAA